From a region of the Dickeya poaceiphila genome:
- a CDS encoding methyl-accepting chemotaxis protein, whose amino-acid sequence MKTLKNMKLSTMLGSGFTLVILISFIIAIFGRNQLIHIGDNLDYLSNNRLNNLIIMQDIKDNMNAAARIVRESAIQTDATHLTQEKHDLEQLIDRNNRLLKLLDERLKRKQSRELLAQLNQARPPYSNAVRKVMELSLSGQQEQARAFILGDLLTTQATLFNVMDTMINRHKNDTIAMSLSFMEGARDSGTLLLIVAAISALLAALVSWLITRQVKGQLGGEPAYASHIAEQVAQGDLSVDVQLKTNDQHSLLASMRTMRDSLSHIVSQVRQSSESIAIGSQQIAIGNADLSQRTEEQAASVQETAASMEQMSQTIRQNGETVREAAQLAIAASQTATKGNDVVRNVIATMDDISTSSRKIGDIITVIDGIAFQTNILALNAAVEAARAGEQGRGFAVVAGEVRSLAQRSASAAREIKDLITSSMEKVESGSQLVAHAGDTMTDVVTQAQHVAELISEIGVTTHEQESGISQINQAIAQMDSVIQQNAALVEESASAADSLSNQATKLVELVSVFTVERTPENTPPRRQLHTAPELKKPAPIKLTLASPIGNSNGWERF is encoded by the coding sequence ATGAAAACACTAAAAAACATGAAACTCAGCACGATGCTTGGGTCGGGTTTTACACTGGTCATTTTGATCAGTTTTATCATCGCGATTTTTGGACGCAATCAGTTAATTCATATAGGCGATAATCTGGATTATTTGTCCAATAATCGTCTGAATAACCTGATTATTATGCAGGACATTAAAGACAACATGAATGCGGCTGCCCGCATTGTTCGGGAAAGCGCAATACAGACTGACGCGACTCATCTCACTCAGGAAAAACACGATCTTGAGCAGCTAATCGACCGAAACAACCGCTTGCTCAAGCTGTTGGATGAAAGGCTGAAACGGAAACAGTCACGTGAATTGCTGGCGCAGCTCAATCAGGCACGCCCACCTTATTCCAATGCGGTGCGCAAAGTGATGGAACTGAGCCTGTCCGGCCAACAGGAGCAAGCGAGAGCATTTATTTTAGGCGATCTGCTGACCACGCAGGCCACACTATTCAACGTGATGGATACCATGATCAACCGACACAAGAATGACACTATCGCCATGTCTCTGAGCTTCATGGAGGGTGCCCGTGATTCCGGCACGCTGTTGTTGATCGTGGCCGCCATCAGCGCCTTGCTGGCGGCTCTGGTGTCCTGGCTGATTACCCGCCAGGTGAAAGGGCAACTGGGCGGCGAACCGGCTTATGCCTCGCATATCGCCGAACAGGTGGCGCAGGGTGATTTGTCTGTGGATGTTCAGTTGAAAACCAACGACCAGCATAGCCTGCTGGCTTCCATGCGCACCATGCGCGATAGCCTCAGCCATATCGTCAGTCAGGTGCGCCAGAGCAGCGAGTCCATCGCCATCGGGTCGCAGCAAATCGCCATCGGTAACGCTGATCTCAGCCAGCGCACCGAGGAACAGGCCGCCAGCGTGCAAGAAACCGCCGCCTCCATGGAGCAGATGAGCCAGACCATTCGCCAGAACGGTGAAACGGTACGCGAAGCCGCCCAACTCGCCATCGCCGCCAGCCAGACGGCCACCAAAGGCAACGACGTGGTGCGCAACGTTATCGCCACCATGGACGATATCAGCACCAGTTCCCGCAAGATTGGCGACATCATTACCGTGATTGACGGCATTGCTTTCCAGACCAACATTCTCGCGCTCAACGCCGCGGTGGAAGCCGCCCGTGCCGGCGAACAGGGCCGCGGCTTCGCGGTGGTGGCCGGGGAAGTGCGCTCACTGGCGCAGCGCTCGGCATCTGCCGCCCGTGAAATCAAAGACCTCATCACCAGCAGCATGGAGAAGGTGGAAAGCGGCTCCCAGTTGGTGGCGCACGCCGGTGATACCATGACGGATGTCGTCACCCAGGCACAGCATGTGGCCGAGCTGATCAGCGAAATCGGCGTTACCACCCACGAGCAGGAATCGGGGATTTCGCAAATCAATCAGGCCATCGCCCAGATGGACAGCGTCATCCAGCAAAATGCCGCATTAGTTGAAGAATCCGCCAGTGCAGCCGACAGCCTGAGCAATCAGGCGACAAAACTGGTGGAATTGGTGAGCGTATTTACCGTTGAACGCACACCAGAAAATACCCCTCCTCGCCGACAGTTGCACACTGCGCCGGAATTAAAAAAACCAGCGCCCATCAAACTGACGCTGGCAAGCCCTATCG
- a CDS encoding methyl-accepting chemotaxis protein — protein MRFFKEMKLSSMLGTGFAMVIAIGFLVAIYGQLQLRHLSTDIQMLSKDRITNLLLIQEYKDNMNIVARVVRNIVLLSDSQQMVVEKQRIDSTASRNDEIIAMLHKVAVTPEQKTLLAQLEQSRPVYQEALRRAIEKGMENKDDEARNLILTEVRRTQETLFKIIDTMLLYQKSATTTTANNSESQASNAGILMLSLAALIALAGSLIAGLITRRIKGQLGGEPAYASHIAQQVAQGDLSVDVMLKTDDQRSLLAAMRTMRDSLSHIVSQVRQSSESIATGSQQIAMGNADLSSRTEEQAASLQQTAASMEQISQTIRQNGETVREAAQLATHASDTAAKGSEVVGNVIRTMDDITASSRKIGDIISMIDGIAFQTNILALNAAVEAARAGEQGRGFAVVAGEVRSLAQRSASAAREIKALITESMEKVENGTQLVGHAGATMDDIVTQARRVAELVSEIGVTTAEQESGISQINQAVNQLDQVTQQNAALVEESASAADSLSAQARHLVQLMNVFVVTDNHHQHQYAEYHPHTDLRLALASR, from the coding sequence ATGCGTTTTTTTAAAGAAATGAAGTTAAGCTCTATGTTAGGTACTGGGTTCGCAATGGTAATTGCTATCGGTTTTCTGGTGGCGATTTATGGTCAGCTTCAGTTACGCCATCTCAGCACTGATATTCAGATGTTATCAAAAGACAGAATCACCAATCTGCTGCTGATACAGGAATACAAAGACAACATGAATATTGTCGCCAGGGTAGTCAGGAATATTGTATTGCTTTCTGATTCACAGCAAATGGTGGTGGAGAAGCAGCGTATTGATAGCACGGCATCTAGAAATGACGAGATTATTGCCATGCTCCATAAAGTAGCGGTCACCCCTGAACAGAAAACCCTGCTTGCTCAGCTTGAGCAAAGCCGTCCGGTTTATCAGGAGGCACTCAGAAGAGCTATCGAAAAAGGAATGGAGAACAAAGACGACGAGGCAAGAAACCTAATCCTCACCGAGGTACGCCGCACTCAGGAGACGCTATTCAAAATTATCGACACCATGCTGCTCTACCAAAAAAGCGCCACCACCACGACGGCTAACAATTCGGAATCTCAAGCCAGCAATGCCGGTATACTGATGTTATCGCTGGCAGCATTGATTGCCCTTGCTGGTAGCCTGATCGCTGGGTTGATCACTCGTCGTATTAAAGGGCAACTGGGCGGTGAACCCGCTTATGCCTCGCATATCGCCCAACAGGTGGCACAGGGCGACCTGTCTGTGGATGTGATGCTCAAGACTGACGACCAGCGCAGCCTGCTGGCCGCTATGCGCACCATGCGTGATAGCCTCAGCCATATCGTCAGCCAGGTGCGCCAGAGCAGCGAATCCATCGCTACCGGCTCCCAGCAAATCGCCATGGGCAACGCCGACCTGAGCAGTCGTACCGAAGAGCAGGCCGCCAGTCTGCAACAAACCGCCGCCTCCATGGAGCAGATTAGCCAGACCATCCGCCAGAACGGTGAAACAGTGCGTGAAGCCGCACAGCTCGCCACTCATGCCAGCGATACCGCCGCCAAAGGCAGCGAAGTGGTGGGTAATGTCATCCGTACTATGGACGATATTACTGCCAGTTCGCGCAAAATCGGCGATATCATCAGCATGATCGACGGCATCGCTTTCCAGACCAATATTCTGGCGCTGAATGCGGCGGTGGAAGCCGCCCGTGCCGGGGAACAGGGCCGCGGTTTTGCGGTAGTCGCCGGTGAAGTGCGTTCGCTGGCGCAGCGCTCGGCATCTGCTGCCCGTGAAATTAAGGCGCTGATCACCGAAAGCATGGAAAAAGTGGAAAATGGCACGCAGTTGGTCGGCCACGCCGGCGCGACCATGGATGACATCGTAACGCAGGCACGGCGCGTCGCTGAGCTGGTCAGTGAAATCGGCGTCACCACAGCCGAACAGGAGTCCGGCATCAGCCAGATTAACCAAGCGGTCAACCAGCTCGATCAGGTTACCCAGCAAAACGCCGCGCTGGTGGAAGAATCGGCCAGCGCCGCCGATAGCCTGAGTGCTCAGGCCCGTCATCTGGTGCAGTTGATGAATGTCTTCGTGGTCACAGACAATCACCACCAACATCAATATGCCGAATATCACCCCCATACTGATTTAAGACTGGCGCTTGCATCACGCTAA
- a CDS encoding methyl-accepting chemotaxis protein produces the protein MSILKNLKLATMLGIGFAIVLAISFSVSEYGQFQLRQQSKNINTLASDQLEGLLLVQELKDNLNSTAIAMRNLTLFSAPDQVERDKQQITKTIARNSEILKRITELATTPKEKALLDAINQARPTSLAATQKAIALSLNNKPEEAKIVIMNEVKPAQENYLKVINDMVSYQKSDTRQSADDASDSARAAGILMLALTSVSTVLGIAIAWLITRRIKKLLGGEPAYASDIARQIASGNLAINIDLQPGDTTSLLAAMNDMRARLSSIVQQVHDSSAAISTGSSEIAIGSNDLSRRTEEQASSVQQTAASMEQISQTIRQNSDTVREAAQLATAASQTATKGNDVVHNVITTMNDISTSSRKIGDIITVIDGIAFQTNILALNAAVEAARAGEQGRGFAVVAGEVRSLAQRSASAAREIKDLITSSMEKVESGSQLVMHAGDTMTDIVTQAQHVAELISEIGTSTQEQEAGISQINQSITQMDGVTQQNAALVEESTSAAESLSDQAAKLVELMSVFTIEHASAAPRQQPPRTPPALKKPVLSRPALATKAKKSSSNDWEQF, from the coding sequence ATGAGTATTCTGAAGAATTTGAAACTCGCCACGATGCTCGGTATCGGGTTTGCCATCGTGCTGGCCATCAGCTTTTCCGTCTCTGAGTATGGACAGTTTCAGTTACGACAACAAAGCAAAAATATAAATACATTAGCCAGCGATCAGTTGGAAGGGTTGCTGCTGGTACAGGAACTGAAAGATAACCTGAACAGCACCGCCATTGCGATGCGTAACCTGACGCTGTTTAGCGCACCGGATCAGGTAGAGCGGGATAAACAACAAATTACCAAAACCATTGCACGGAACAGTGAAATTCTAAAACGCATCACTGAGCTGGCGACCACCCCCAAAGAAAAAGCACTGCTTGATGCCATTAATCAGGCGCGGCCCACCAGCCTGGCCGCCACGCAAAAAGCCATTGCCCTGAGCCTGAATAACAAGCCGGAGGAAGCCAAAATCGTCATCATGAACGAGGTGAAACCGGCGCAGGAGAATTACTTAAAAGTCATCAACGACATGGTCAGCTACCAGAAAAGCGATACCCGGCAGTCTGCTGATGATGCCAGTGATTCAGCACGCGCCGCCGGCATTCTGATGCTGGCGCTCACCAGCGTGTCAACCGTACTGGGGATCGCCATCGCCTGGCTGATCACCCGCAGAATCAAAAAGCTGCTGGGCGGCGAACCGGCCTATGCGTCTGATATCGCCCGCCAGATTGCCAGCGGCAACCTCGCCATCAATATTGATCTGCAACCGGGAGATACCACCAGCCTGCTGGCGGCCATGAACGATATGCGCGCCCGGCTGAGCAGCATTGTGCAGCAGGTGCATGACAGCAGCGCCGCCATATCCACCGGCTCCAGTGAAATCGCCATCGGCAGCAACGACCTGAGCCGCCGCACCGAGGAGCAGGCATCCAGCGTGCAGCAGACTGCCGCCTCCATGGAGCAGATTAGCCAGACCATCCGCCAGAATAGCGACACCGTGCGCGAAGCCGCCCAGCTCGCCACCGCCGCCAGCCAGACCGCCACCAAAGGCAACGACGTGGTGCACAACGTTATCACCACCATGAACGATATCAGCACCAGTTCCCGCAAGATTGGCGACATCATTACTGTGATTGACGGCATTGCCTTCCAGACCAACATTCTCGCGCTCAACGCCGCGGTGGAAGCCGCCCGCGCCGGCGAACAGGGCCGCGGCTTCGCGGTGGTGGCCGGGGAAGTGCGCTCACTGGCGCAGCGCTCGGCATCTGCCGCCCGTGAAATCAAAGACCTCATCACCAGCAGCATGGAGAAGGTGGAAAGCGGCTCCCAACTGGTGATGCACGCCGGTGATACCATGACCGATATCGTCACCCAGGCGCAACATGTCGCTGAACTGATTAGCGAAATCGGCACCAGCACGCAGGAGCAGGAAGCCGGTATCTCGCAAATCAACCAATCCATCACCCAGATGGATGGCGTCACCCAGCAAAACGCGGCGTTGGTTGAAGAATCAACCAGTGCTGCCGAGAGCCTGAGCGACCAGGCGGCAAAACTGGTGGAGCTGATGAGTGTGTTTACCATTGAGCACGCCTCGGCGGCGCCCCGGCAGCAACCACCACGCACCCCGCCGGCATTAAAAAAACCGGTTCTTTCCCGACCGGCACTGGCGACGAAAGCGAAAAAAAGCAGCAGCAACGACTGGGAACAGTTCTGA
- a CDS encoding methyl-accepting chemotaxis protein yields the protein MSILKNLKLATMLGAGFAIVLIISFFVSGYGQLQLRQQGSNINTLASDQLEGLLLVQELKDNLNSIAIAMRELTLFTAPDQVERDKQLITKTIARNNEILKRITELATTPKEKTLLDAINQARPVSLAATQKALALSLDNKLDETKIVIMNEVKPAQENYFKAINDMVSYQKSDTRRSADDASDSARAAGILMLTLTGVSTVLGIAIAWLITRRIKKLLGGEPAYASDIARQIASGNLAINVEMQPGDTTSLLAAMNDMRARLSGIVLQVHDSSASISTGSSEIAIGSNDLSRRTEEQAASVQETAASMEQISQTIRQNGETVREAAQLATTASQTATKGNDVVRNVITTMGDISTSSRKIGDIITVIDGIAFQTNILALNAAVEAARAGEQGRGFAVVAGEVRSLAQRSASAAREIKDLITNSMEKVESGSQLVAHAGETMADIVTQAQHVADLISEIGVTTQEQESGISQINQAITQMDSVTQQNAALVEESTSAAESLSDQAAKLVELMSVFTIEHASVTPSSRRQPSHTPPALKKPAPARPALANKGSNTDWEQF from the coding sequence ATGAGTATTCTGAAGAACTTGAAACTTGCCACGATGCTCGGTGCTGGATTTGCCATCGTACTGATCATCAGCTTTTTTGTTTCCGGCTATGGGCAACTTCAATTACGGCAACAAGGCAGCAATATCAATACATTAGCCAGCGACCAATTAGAAGGGCTACTGCTGGTGCAGGAACTGAAAGATAATCTGAATAGCATCGCTATTGCGATGCGCGAACTGACACTGTTTACCGCACCGGATCAGGTAGAGCGTGATAAACAGCTAATTACCAAAACCATTGCACGAAACAACGAAATTCTAAAACGCATCACCGAGCTGGCGACCACCCCCAAAGAAAAAACACTGCTTGATGCCATCAATCAGGCGCGGCCCGTCAGCCTGGCCGCCACGCAAAAAGCCCTTGCCCTGAGCCTGGATAACAAGCTGGATGAAACCAAAATCGTCATCATGAACGAGGTGAAACCGGCGCAGGAGAATTACTTCAAAGCCATCAATGACATGGTCAGCTACCAGAAAAGCGATACCCGGCGCTCGGCTGACGATGCCAGCGATTCAGCACGTGCCGCCGGCATCTTGATGCTGACGCTCACCGGCGTATCAACCGTACTGGGGATCGCCATCGCCTGGTTGATCACCCGCAGAATCAAAAAGCTGCTGGGCGGCGAACCGGCCTATGCGTCTGACATCGCCCGCCAGATTGCCAGCGGCAACCTCGCCATCAACGTTGAGATGCAACCGGGGGATACCACCAGCCTGCTGGCGGCCATGAACGACATGCGCGCCCGGCTGAGCGGCATTGTGCTGCAGGTGCATGACAGCAGCGCCTCCATTTCCACCGGCTCCAGTGAAATCGCCATCGGCAGCAACGACCTGAGCCGCCGCACCGAGGAGCAAGCCGCCAGCGTGCAAGAGACCGCCGCCTCCATGGAGCAGATTAGCCAGACCATCCGTCAGAACGGTGAAACGGTACGCGAAGCCGCCCAGCTCGCCACCACCGCCAGCCAGACTGCCACCAAAGGCAACGACGTGGTGCGCAACGTTATCACCACCATGGGCGATATCAGCACCAGTTCCCGCAAGATTGGCGATATTATTACCGTGATTGACGGCATTGCCTTCCAGACCAATATTCTGGCGCTCAACGCCGCGGTGGAAGCCGCCCGTGCCGGCGAACAGGGCCGCGGCTTTGCGGTGGTGGCCGGTGAAGTACGCTCACTGGCGCAGCGCTCGGCATCTGCCGCCCGTGAAATCAAAGACCTCATCACCAACAGCATGGAGAAGGTGGAAAGCGGCTCCCAGTTGGTGGCGCACGCCGGTGAAACCATGGCGGATATCGTCACCCAGGCACAGCATGTAGCCGATCTGATCAGCGAAATCGGCGTCACCACACAGGAGCAGGAATCGGGCATTTCGCAAATCAATCAGGCCATTACACAGATGGACAGCGTCACCCAGCAAAACGCCGCCCTGGTGGAAGAATCAACCAGTGCAGCCGAGAGCCTGAGCGACCAGGCGGCAAAACTGGTGGAACTGATGAGTGTGTTTACCATTGAGCACGCCTCAGTCACCCCGTCTTCCCGGCGGCAGCCATCACACACTCCACCGGCATTAAAAAAACCGGCCCCTGCCAGACCGGCACTGGCAAACAAAGGCAGCAACACCGACTGGGAACAGTTCTAA
- a CDS encoding methyl-accepting chemotaxis protein, producing the protein MNALKRMKLGTMLSAGFALVIVIGLLVAVFGRTQLVILGDHIDHLSNTTLTNMMLIQEAKTGFDTNSRLVRNIALSNDPERIAREKQLIDKQIARNTEVLKQLSERLDTPETRDQLNQLTQVRPAYLQAFNKAVALGMSDQSEQRNQARNLILNDMQTAQDGVFKALDNMLDFQKKITMNVVADSMHSARSDGTLMLALALAATVLGALTALLITRTVKGQLGGEPAHAATVAQRISDGDLAFNVDLRNGDSHSVLAAMNEMREKLAQIVTQVRQSSESIATGASEIAAGSTDLSQRTEEQAASLQQTAASMEQMSQTIRQNGDTVRNASTLAQSASSTAAKGGEAVGNIVRTMEDISASSHKIGDIISVIDGIAFQTNILALNAAVEAARAGEQGRGFAVVAGEVRNLAQRSASAAKEIKELITASVEKVEVGSVLVREAGSTIDELVKQARHVADLIGEIGVTTHEQESGISQINDAVNQLDQVTQQNASLVEESASAADSLSDQAAKLVELMSIFNIQNTFGRQPPSLHKPGTEQKKPTPSRLVLANSAGSSDNWEQF; encoded by the coding sequence ATGAACGCGCTAAAAAGAATGAAGCTAGGCACCATGCTGAGTGCCGGATTCGCCCTGGTCATCGTGATAGGCTTGCTGGTAGCCGTGTTCGGTCGAACACAACTGGTCATACTGGGTGACCACATCGACCACCTCTCTAACACCACGCTCACCAACATGATGCTCATTCAGGAAGCCAAAACCGGCTTCGATACCAACTCTCGTCTGGTGCGCAATATTGCACTCAGTAACGATCCCGAACGCATTGCGCGTGAAAAACAGCTTATCGACAAGCAGATAGCGCGCAACACCGAAGTACTCAAGCAACTGTCGGAACGGCTGGATACCCCGGAAACGCGCGATCAGCTCAACCAGCTGACGCAGGTGCGCCCGGCTTATTTACAAGCCTTCAATAAAGCTGTCGCACTGGGGATGTCCGACCAATCGGAACAGCGTAATCAGGCACGCAACCTGATCCTCAACGACATGCAAACCGCTCAGGACGGCGTGTTCAAAGCGCTGGACAACATGCTCGACTTTCAAAAGAAAATCACCATGAATGTGGTGGCGGACTCCATGCATAGCGCCCGTTCTGACGGCACGCTGATGCTGGCGCTGGCGCTGGCCGCCACCGTGCTCGGCGCATTAACCGCCTTGCTCATCACCCGTACCGTCAAAGGGCAGTTGGGCGGCGAACCGGCTCACGCGGCCACGGTTGCCCAACGTATATCCGACGGCGATCTGGCTTTCAACGTTGACCTGCGAAATGGCGATAGCCACAGCGTGCTGGCAGCCATGAACGAGATGCGCGAAAAACTGGCGCAAATCGTCACTCAGGTGCGCCAGAGCAGCGAATCTATTGCTACCGGCGCCAGTGAAATCGCCGCCGGCAGCACCGACCTGAGCCAGCGCACCGAAGAACAGGCTGCCAGCCTGCAACAGACCGCCGCCTCTATGGAACAGATGAGTCAAACCATCCGCCAAAACGGCGATACGGTACGTAATGCCAGCACACTGGCACAGTCAGCCAGCTCAACCGCCGCCAAAGGGGGCGAGGCGGTCGGCAACATCGTCCGTACTATGGAAGACATCTCTGCCAGCTCACACAAAATTGGCGACATTATCAGCGTTATCGACGGGATTGCCTTCCAGACCAATATTCTGGCGCTCAACGCCGCAGTCGAAGCCGCTCGTGCCGGCGAACAGGGCCGAGGCTTTGCCGTAGTCGCGGGCGAAGTGAGAAATCTGGCTCAACGTTCTGCTTCCGCTGCCAAGGAAATCAAAGAGCTGATTACCGCCAGCGTCGAAAAAGTGGAAGTGGGTTCAGTACTGGTGCGCGAAGCCGGCTCTACTATCGACGAACTGGTGAAACAGGCGCGTCACGTGGCGGATTTGATCGGTGAAATCGGCGTGACCACCCACGAGCAGGAATCCGGCATTTCGCAGATCAATGATGCAGTAAACCAGCTTGATCAGGTCACTCAGCAAAACGCCTCTCTGGTGGAAGAATCCGCCAGCGCCGCCGACAGCCTGAGCGACCAGGCCGCAAAACTGGTGGAGCTGATGAGCATCTTCAATATCCAGAATACGTTTGGCCGCCAGCCACCTTCGCTGCACAAGCCGGGAACCGAGCAGAAAAAACCAACGCCATCCAGACTGGTGCTGGCAAATAGCGCCGGCAGTAGCGACAACTGGGAACAGTTCTAA
- the ugpB gene encoding sn-glycerol-3-phosphate ABC transporter substrate-binding protein UgpB, protein MFQHAIRKTAAVVIMALAASAQAQAVTEIPFWHSMEGELGKTVNSLADRFNQTHSDVKIVPVYKGNYEQSLAAGIAAFRSGNAPAILQVYEVGTATMMASKAIKPVYQVFKDADVPFDEKIFVPTVSGYYSDAKTGHLLSQPFNSSTPVLYYNKDAFKKAGLDPEQPPKTWQQMAEYTAKLRASGMKCGYASGWQGWIQIENFSAWHGLPIATKNNGFDGLDAVLEFNKPIQVKHIQMLEDMNKKGDFTYYGRKDEPTEKFYNGDCAMTTASSGSLANIRQYAKFNYGVAMMPYDADVKGAPQNAIIGGASLWVMSGKDAATYKGVAEFMQFLSTPEIAAEWHQKTGYLPITTAAYELTKQQGFYDKNPGADIATRQMLNKDPLPFTKGLRLGNMPQIRTIVDEELESVWTGKKTPQQALDTAVERGNALLRRFEQANK, encoded by the coding sequence ATGTTTCAACACGCTATCCGTAAAACCGCCGCCGTTGTCATTATGGCGTTGGCTGCCAGCGCACAGGCGCAGGCGGTTACCGAAATCCCATTCTGGCATTCGATGGAAGGGGAACTGGGTAAGACCGTTAATTCTCTGGCTGACCGTTTCAACCAGACTCACAGTGACGTCAAAATCGTGCCGGTGTACAAAGGCAACTACGAGCAGAGCCTGGCAGCCGGTATCGCCGCGTTTCGTAGCGGCAATGCACCCGCTATCCTGCAGGTGTATGAAGTGGGTACGGCGACTATGATGGCCAGTAAGGCTATCAAGCCGGTATACCAGGTATTCAAAGATGCCGACGTGCCGTTCGATGAGAAAATTTTCGTACCGACCGTTTCCGGTTACTACTCTGATGCCAAAACCGGGCACCTGCTGTCTCAGCCGTTCAACAGCTCGACGCCAGTACTGTATTACAACAAAGACGCCTTCAAAAAAGCGGGTCTGGACCCGGAGCAGCCGCCGAAAACCTGGCAGCAGATGGCTGAGTATACCGCCAAACTGCGTGCGTCTGGTATGAAGTGTGGCTATGCCAGCGGCTGGCAGGGCTGGATTCAGATTGAAAACTTCAGCGCCTGGCACGGTTTGCCGATCGCCACTAAAAACAACGGGTTCGACGGTCTTGATGCGGTGCTGGAGTTCAATAAACCGATTCAGGTCAAGCATATTCAGATGCTGGAAGACATGAACAAGAAAGGGGACTTCACCTATTATGGCCGCAAAGACGAGCCGACCGAGAAGTTCTATAACGGCGACTGCGCCATGACCACCGCGTCATCCGGTTCGCTGGCGAATATTCGTCAGTACGCCAAATTTAACTACGGTGTGGCGATGATGCCGTATGACGCCGATGTGAAAGGCGCGCCGCAGAACGCGATTATCGGTGGTGCCAGCCTGTGGGTGATGAGCGGCAAAGACGCGGCGACCTATAAAGGCGTGGCGGAATTCATGCAGTTCCTGTCTACACCGGAAATCGCCGCCGAGTGGCACCAGAAGACCGGCTATCTGCCGATCACCACCGCCGCTTACGAGCTGACCAAACAGCAGGGTTTCTATGACAAGAACCCCGGTGCTGATATTGCCACCCGTCAGATGCTGAATAAAGACCCGCTGCCGTTTACCAAAGGGTTGCGTCTGGGCAACATGCCGCAGATTCGTACCATCGTGGATGAAGAACTGGAAAGCGTCTGGACTGGCAAGAAAACCCCGCAGCAGGCGCTGGATACTGCTGTGGAGCGCGGCAACGCACTGTTGCGTCGCTTCGAACAGGCGAACAAGTAA
- the ugpA gene encoding sn-glycerol-3-phosphate ABC transporter permease UgpA, with the protein MSASRPVFGRSLLPYLLVLPQLAITVIFFIWPAGQALWYSVQSVDPFGLSSQFVGLENFINLFHDSYYLGSFYTTLLFSFLVAASGLMLSLFLAALVDYTLRFSRLYQTLLILPYAVAPAVAAVLWMFLFNPGLGLITWLLHQWGYDWNHAQYSGQAMFLVVLASVWKQISYNFLFFLAALQSIPRSLIEAAAIDGAGPVRRFFNLVLPLISPVSFFLLVVNLTYAFFDTFPVIDAATGGGPVQATTTLIYKIYREGFAGLDLSSSAAQSVVLMLVVTVLTVIQFRFVERKVNYQ; encoded by the coding sequence ATGAGTGCTTCCCGCCCTGTTTTTGGCCGCAGCCTGTTGCCTTACCTGCTGGTGTTGCCGCAGCTAGCCATTACGGTGATTTTCTTTATCTGGCCTGCCGGGCAGGCGCTCTGGTATTCGGTGCAGAGCGTTGACCCGTTCGGCCTGTCCAGCCAGTTCGTCGGGCTGGAGAATTTCATCAATCTGTTCCACGACAGCTATTATCTTGGCTCGTTTTACACCACGCTGCTGTTCAGCTTTCTGGTGGCGGCATCGGGGCTGATGTTGTCGTTATTTCTGGCCGCGCTGGTGGATTACACCCTGCGTTTTAGTCGCCTGTACCAGACGTTGCTGATTCTGCCTTATGCCGTCGCGCCCGCCGTCGCCGCGGTGTTGTGGATGTTTCTGTTCAACCCCGGTCTGGGGCTGATTACCTGGCTGCTGCACCAGTGGGGCTATGACTGGAACCACGCGCAGTACAGTGGTCAGGCGATGTTTCTGGTGGTGCTGGCGTCGGTCTGGAAGCAAATCAGCTACAACTTTCTGTTTTTCCTCGCCGCGTTACAGTCCATTCCTCGCTCGCTGATCGAAGCGGCGGCGATTGACGGCGCCGGGCCGGTACGCCGTTTCTTCAATCTGGTGTTGCCGCTGATTTCACCGGTGAGCTTTTTCCTGCTGGTGGTCAACCTGACCTACGCCTTCTTCGATACCTTCCCGGTTATCGATGCCGCGACCGGCGGCGGGCCAGTGCAGGCGACCACTACGCTAATCTACAAAATTTACCGCGAAGGATTCGCCGGTCTGGATCTCTCCAGTTCGGCGGCGCAGTCGGTGGTGCTGATGCTGGTGGTGACCGTGTTGACGGTTATCCAGTTCCGCTTTGTCGAGCGTAAGGTGAATTATCAATGA